In Haloplanus rubicundus, one DNA window encodes the following:
- a CDS encoding tyrosine-type recombinase/integrase produces MRYDTFPRSRSTINRRVQAAASAADLPGRVYPHCLRATAASYHAYKGVAPVPLQALMGWSDLATAQKYSRISGTATADALRRVHHG; encoded by the coding sequence ATACGATACGATACGTTTCCCCGGTCACGGTCAACAATCAACAGACGAGTACAGGCTGCCGCGAGCGCAGCTGATCTCCCGGGACGTGTCTATCCACACTGTCTGCGAGCGACCGCCGCCAGCTACCACGCCTACAAGGGTGTCGCCCCGGTGCCGCTCCAAGCTCTAATGGGGTGGAGCGATCTGGCGACTGCGCAGAAATACAGCCGTATCTCGGGGACAGCAACGGCTGATGCACTGCGTCGTGTCCATCACGGATAG
- a CDS encoding CapA family protein yields MTSLAGCSQRIRQTVSGTAGDEPAATGTVSTGGDTLSDASVTAYRNGSEIARATTDVDGTYDLSLGGFPAWVRFDHPEHSSVTRAIAPGSTRTITLASGEEAVSLAFGGDVMFGRRYYEPRDDPLRFYYRLQPGDRRDSHDRLLDSVSPLFRDADIASINLETPLTSSEWRHPSKAFVFTSHPVAAAAMADAGIDYAALANTHAFDALTPGLEETVESLDEAGIGHSGAGSDPSTAIAPAVLERDGVTVGFVSVTTTAGRQYDRDWAADETTATYTVNRDGQTLSVRDRAGVAEATPETIRAGVQAAIDRADVVVTQIHGGEEYQRTPTRELQNLTDTAIAAGSDLVVNHHPHVSGGLETRDGALVAWSMGNLFFDQNLWATYRSFVLQVTVTPDGIQSARAEPILIEGYVPRGVTGPLRNRLTWELAGLSDSSFTIADDTVAYRPDDERYPPEQLTLDGGIQRRARGWVTESDDSVQLGRERFITGSFDDHDVDSDAYEGTLWRYGRESRGSDQPIGQDGSGGIELVRVRANENRALLSPWNRLPVSNEDFTLSGTYRTNADGELRLLVSWYDDTAGSSFQSQETSLASTEREWTDFALDLERPDDATHIDVFLLLTPPDGVDILRVAFDTLSLVEWEPADVAGGRQFDAIRGSSGATVRAVPVNGEVRWQ; encoded by the coding sequence ATGACCTCTCTCGCTGGATGTTCTCAGCGAATTCGACAAACAGTTTCAGGCACCGCTGGCGACGAGCCGGCAGCCACCGGAACCGTCTCCACAGGTGGTGACACGCTATCGGACGCGTCGGTGACCGCTTATCGAAATGGCAGCGAAATCGCACGAGCCACGACCGACGTCGACGGAACGTACGACCTCTCTCTCGGTGGTTTCCCGGCTTGGGTTCGCTTCGACCACCCGGAACACAGCTCAGTCACGAGGGCAATCGCACCAGGCTCGACGAGGACTATCACGCTGGCTTCGGGAGAGGAGGCGGTCAGTTTAGCGTTCGGCGGAGACGTGATGTTTGGACGGCGATACTACGAACCGAGAGACGATCCGCTTCGGTTTTATTACCGGTTACAACCGGGCGACCGCCGGGACTCTCATGACCGATTGCTCGACTCGGTTTCGCCGCTCTTCCGGGACGCCGATATTGCGTCGATCAACCTAGAGACACCGCTGACGTCATCAGAATGGCGGCATCCATCGAAGGCGTTCGTCTTCACCAGCCATCCCGTCGCTGCAGCGGCGATGGCCGATGCCGGAATCGATTACGCGGCACTTGCGAACACGCACGCCTTCGATGCCCTCACGCCGGGGCTTGAGGAGACGGTTGAGTCCCTCGATGAGGCTGGTATCGGCCATTCCGGCGCCGGTTCGGACCCCTCCACCGCCATTGCTCCGGCCGTTCTCGAACGCGACGGGGTGACCGTCGGCTTCGTTTCGGTGACGACGACCGCGGGCAGACAGTACGACCGCGACTGGGCGGCTGACGAGACGACTGCGACGTACACTGTCAACCGCGACGGCCAAACCCTCTCGGTTCGGGATCGTGCAGGGGTTGCCGAAGCGACGCCCGAGACGATCCGCGCCGGCGTACAGGCTGCAATCGACCGTGCGGATGTGGTCGTGACACAGATCCACGGCGGCGAGGAGTACCAACGGACGCCCACGCGGGAACTCCAGAACCTGACCGACACCGCGATCGCTGCCGGCTCGGATCTGGTGGTAAACCACCACCCACACGTGTCGGGGGGACTCGAGACCCGCGACGGCGCGCTCGTCGCGTGGTCAATGGGGAACCTCTTTTTCGACCAGAACCTGTGGGCCACATATCGGTCGTTTGTCCTACAGGTGACAGTCACTCCGGACGGAATACAGTCGGCACGAGCAGAACCGATCCTCATTGAAGGGTACGTCCCACGTGGCGTGACCGGACCGCTCCGAAACCGGCTGACGTGGGAACTCGCCGGACTCTCGGACAGTTCGTTCACGATCGCCGACGATACAGTAGCGTACCGGCCTGACGACGAAAGATATCCACCCGAACAGTTGACCCTCGACGGTGGGATTCAACGCAGAGCCCGCGGGTGGGTTACTGAATCCGATGACTCGGTGCAACTCGGTCGCGAACGGTTCATCACCGGATCGTTCGACGATCACGATGTCGACAGCGACGCGTACGAAGGCACGCTGTGGCGCTACGGCCGTGAATCGCGTGGCAGCGACCAACCTATCGGGCAAGACGGGTCTGGCGGTATCGAACTCGTACGCGTTCGAGCGAACGAGAACCGAGCATTGCTGTCGCCGTGGAACCGCCTGCCAGTCTCCAACGAGGATTTCACGCTATCAGGAACGTACCGAACGAACGCAGACGGAGAGCTTCGCCTGCTCGTCTCGTGGTACGACGATACCGCCGGGAGTTCGTTCCAATCCCAGGAGACGTCGCTCGCGTCGACGGAGCGTGAATGGACCGATTTCGCACTCGATCTTGAGCGGCCCGACGATGCCACACATATCGACGTCTTCCTGCTCTTGACCCCACCAGACGGCGTCGACATTCTGCGTGTGGCGTTCGACACGCTGAGCCTCGTCGAGTGGGAGCCGGCCGATGTCGCCGGTGGCCGGCAGTTCGATGCTATCCGAGGCTCGTCCGGAGCGACCGTCCGTGCAGTCCCGGTCAACGGTGAGGTGCGCTGGCAGTGA
- the tnpA gene encoding IS200/IS605 family transposase: MKTTRHATYNLNYHIVWLPKYRQSVLVNEVASRVKTILHEIADDKGVEILDLTVQPDHVHLFVSSPPKNEPALLANWFKGISSRKYNHRYADHDGEKIGWARGYYAGTAGHVSSETVENYIQQHKEGDS; this comes from the coding sequence ATGAAGACCACACGGCACGCGACCTACAACCTCAACTACCACATAGTGTGGTTGCCGAAGTACCGTCAATCGGTACTCGTCAACGAAGTCGCCAGCCGTGTGAAAACCATCCTCCACGAAATAGCCGACGACAAAGGCGTCGAAATTCTCGACCTCACCGTACAGCCCGACCACGTTCACCTGTTCGTCAGTAGCCCGCCCAAGAACGAACCGGCGCTACTCGCCAACTGGTTCAAGGGTATCTCCTCACGCAAGTACAACCACCGATACGCCGACCACGACGGCGAGAAAATCGGATGGGCCCGAGGATACTACGCAGGGACCGCCGGGCACGTTTCGAGTGAGACAGTCGAGAACTACATCCAGCAACACAAGGAGGGCGATTCGTGA
- a CDS encoding poly-gamma-glutamate biosynthesis protein PgsC/CapC, giving the protein MIVTVIVTAFGLLAVVGLTQVYGYRLGGTIAIPILAVYTLKSFVMLPIYVLSAAVAYLGLSLLKNNTLIYGRAELIYAILIGSLIPVTIFLTFGFLIRDIFQTVVFVGSILPGLAAYNYHQLDAETRRWDLLTAAVLFGCLFGLGWYLVSAEFAPTLATAAPVTLYSRTADVATWKGVAVNEPLSPVILPRLVTVLLFAIGMLLSERVRERYDIRIGVVSVALLAIFSLADRRLVYLYICLIVISYVAVQAIHYSSLLYGRVLVGIGAAFGIVAAVPLSIELGITRGLSAFFVGILAGVNAYNVHVAQPSSRRLFVPLQFGSFVSLLCLTRLTGAVLPRGFPRQFGITEAVIGLSIIAVCFGYAEWRTIRKPDEEAISDRSILNQPSTAHETATPLDETSREMDP; this is encoded by the coding sequence GTGATCGTCACAGTCATCGTCACCGCGTTCGGACTCCTCGCAGTGGTGGGATTGACACAGGTGTACGGCTACCGGCTGGGAGGCACGATTGCGATACCGATTCTCGCCGTGTACACACTGAAAAGCTTCGTCATGCTGCCGATCTACGTCCTCAGTGCCGCGGTCGCGTACCTCGGACTGAGCCTACTGAAGAACAACACGCTGATCTATGGTCGTGCCGAACTGATCTACGCGATCCTCATCGGGAGTCTGATACCGGTCACAATCTTCCTGACCTTTGGCTTTCTTATTCGAGATATCTTTCAGACCGTCGTGTTTGTCGGGAGTATTCTGCCTGGCCTTGCCGCATATAATTATCACCAACTCGACGCAGAGACCCGTCGCTGGGACCTACTGACCGCAGCGGTGTTGTTCGGATGTCTGTTCGGGCTTGGATGGTATCTCGTCTCGGCGGAGTTTGCACCCACACTTGCGACTGCGGCGCCCGTTACGCTCTACTCACGCACAGCAGATGTGGCGACGTGGAAAGGCGTTGCCGTCAACGAGCCCTTGTCGCCGGTTATCCTCCCCCGGCTTGTAACCGTGTTGTTGTTCGCGATCGGGATGCTCCTGTCAGAACGTGTCCGCGAGCGGTATGACATCCGTATCGGTGTGGTTTCGGTGGCGTTGCTTGCGATCTTCTCGCTTGCGGACCGCCGGCTCGTCTATCTATACATCTGTCTAATCGTGATATCGTATGTCGCCGTGCAAGCGATTCACTATTCATCGCTGTTGTACGGGCGCGTACTCGTCGGTATCGGGGCAGCGTTTGGCATCGTCGCGGCCGTGCCGTTGTCGATCGAACTGGGAATCACACGCGGTCTCTCGGCGTTCTTTGTCGGGATTCTCGCGGGGGTGAACGCGTACAACGTCCACGTCGCACAGCCATCAAGTCGACGGTTGTTCGTCCCGCTTCAGTTTGGATCGTTCGTATCCTTGCTGTGCTTGACGAGGCTCACCGGAGCAGTCCTACCGAGGGGGTTCCCCCGCCAGTTCGGCATCACCGAAGCAGTAATAGGCTTGAGTATCATCGCCGTCTGCTTCGGGTACGCTGAGTGGCGAACGATTCGGAAACCCGACGAGGAAGCGATTTCCGATCGATCCATTTTGAACCAACCTAGTACTGCCCACGAGACTGCCACTCCGCTTGATGAGACATCGCGAGAGATGGACCCATGA